The following proteins are encoded in a genomic region of Periophthalmus magnuspinnatus isolate fPerMag1 chromosome 10, fPerMag1.2.pri, whole genome shotgun sequence:
- the hgh1 gene encoding protein HGH1 homolog isoform X1, whose translation MLSESELQELLSFLRPETRPDVKAGATECVLGLSANRDGCLLLGSKPDLLQALLRLTSDPSIGIVKDVYYTFINLSAEETLHQVLVSALNLLPLLCINLLDPSFPFSDQICTILSNLSRDDRTCRQVYQVLQDKVGLSKLVELFCCEKFNPKATFHYIGPLLSNLSQLQEAREEILDRDRCVLQRLLPFTQFEASTIRRGGVIATLRNCCFDHSHHAWLLSDEVDLLPFLLLPLAGPEELSEEENEGLPVDLQYLPEDKQREPDSDLRRMLLETLLLLCATSRGRSVLKSRQVYALMREYHSWESTPQARSAAEKLIQILIGDEPQTGMDNLMEIPIPEEVEQKLREADAQEQEELERELNQD comes from the exons agaTGGCTGCCTACTCCTGGGCTCCAAACCTGACCTCCTCCAAGCGCTGCTGCGGCTGACCTCTGATCCCTCCATCGGAATTGTCAAAGATGTTTATTACACCTTTATAAACTTGTCTGCAGAGGAGACACTGCACCAG GTGCTGGTGTCAGCGCTGAATCTTCTGCCTCTGCTCTGCATAAACCTGCTGGATCCTTCGTTTCCTTTTTCAGACCAAATCTGCACAATCCTGTCCAACCTGAGCCGGGATGATCGCACCTGCCGCCAGGTGTACCAG GTACTGCAGGACAAAGTAGGACTGTCCAAACTGGTGGAACTCTTCTGCTGCGAAAAGTTCAACCCCAAAGCGACGTTTCACTACATTGGCCCTCTACTGTCCAACCTGAGCCAGCTACAGGAGGCCAGGGAGGAGATCCTGGACCGAGACCG GTGTGTGCTGCAGAGGCTCCTCCCCTTTACTCAGTTTGAGGCATCAACCATACGAAGGGGCGGAGTCATTGCGACTTTGAGGAACTGCTGCTTCGACCACT CTCATCACGCGTGGTTACTGAGCGACGAGGTAGACCTTCTGCCTTTTCTACTGCTGCCTTTAGCCGGACCAGAGGAGCTGAGTGAGGAGGAGAATGAAG GCCTGCCTGTGGACCTACAGTACCTTCCGGAGGACAAACAGCGGGAGCCAGACTCAGACTTGAGGCGCATGCTCCTGGAGACGCTACTGCTACTGTGTGccacctccagggggcgctccgTGCTGAAGAGCAGACAGGTGTACGCACTCATGAGGGAGTACCACAGCTGGGAGAGTACCCCACAGGCCCGGAGTGCCGCCGAGAAACTCATACAG ATCTTGATTGGGGATGAGCCTCAGACCGGGATGGACAATCTGATGGAAATCCCAATCCCAGAAGAAGTGGAACAGAAACTCAGAGAAGCAGACGCTCAAGAGCAAGAGGAACTggaacgagaactaaaccaggactga
- the wu:fb55g09 gene encoding coiled-coil domain-containing glutamate-rich protein 1, which produces MCRAMKRTGAERKRSEAERKRWFPGKGRGNAVKSARRWTPCVPRRPVSLRPVNMHGQRAKGMRAPENTNQFLMTEKYRLQAMRSDSVDSGSDASSDAELTDMDSYLGAWENAHGALLDPESAEDAPEDAPGTAGTVLFWDMNEDSAQYFPSEDDLNLSDNFMHRDFAEFCRKVTA; this is translated from the coding sequence ATGTGCAGAGCCATGAAGCGCACTGGTGCAGAGCGGAAGCGCAGCGAAGCGGAGCGGAAGCGCTGGTTCCCCGGTAAAGGTCGCGGTAATGCCGTGAAGAGCGCTCGCAGGTGGACTCCGTGCGTCCCGCGGCGGCCTGTGTCCCTGCGGCCCGTGAACATGCACGGGCAGCGGGCTAAAGGCATGCGCGCGCCCGAGAACACAAACCAGTTCCTGATGACAGAGAAGTATCGTCTGCAGGCGATGCGCTCCGACTCCGTGGACAGCGGATCGGATGCGAGCAGCGACGCGGAGCTCACTGACATGGACTCCTATCTGGGCGCGTGGGAAAACGCGCACGGAGCGCTCCTGGACCCGGAGAGCGCGGAAGACGCACCGGAGGACGCACCAGGAACCGCGGGGACGGTGCTGTTCTGGGACATGAACGAAGATAGTGCGCAGTACTTTCCGTCCGAAGACGACCTCAACCTGAGCGACAACTTCATGCACCGAGACTTCGCCGAGTTTTGTCGAAAGGTGACTGCGTAA
- the LOC117378124 gene encoding monoacylglycerol lipase abhd6-A-like, protein MEGGGAKVVMLTGSVLLLLPVILFVTSFMFWPGLIIRMYNWFWRRRLGLSVRYSVVGSFRFCYSTRGTPGEAQSLLLLHGFSANKDMWLPVVKFLPEQYHVVCLDLPGHDGTSRFQNEDYSINGQVSRIHEFVHSLGLAQFHLIGTSMGGNLAGVYAARFPKDLCSVTMVCPAGLEPPEDTDFVKSLREIEVRRNQNLDQDQNKESIALIPSSIPQLQEMLEMCCYKPLNLPKQMMMGLLQNRLPHNPFYRHLFECISAEESRYSLQKNLHRISVPVQVVWGQQDRVLHVSGASVIAAALPHSQVALLENCGHSVALERPRKLATLICNFLSAQEVTHGGTHKKNS, encoded by the exons atgGAGGGTGGTGGGGCTAAAGTTGTGATGCTGACAGGTAGTGTGCTGCTGCTACTTCCTGTCATCCTCTTTGTCACATCCTTCATGTTTTGGCCTGGACTCATCATCAGGATGTATAATTG GTTCTGGAGGAGGAGGTTGGGTCTGTCTGTGAGGTACTCTGTCGTCGGTTCCTTCAGATTCTGTTACTCCACTCGCGGGACTCCAGGGGAGGCTCAGTCTCTGCTCCTGCTGCACGGCTTCTCTGCAAATAAAGACATGTGGCTTCCTGTGGTCAAG TTCTTGCCAGAGCAATATCACGTGGTGTGTCTGGATTTACCGGGACATGACGGAACGAGCCGCTTCCAAAATGAGGACTACAGCATCAACGGACAGGTCTCCAGAATCCACGAG TTTGTGCACAGTTTGGGTCTGGCTCAGTTCCATCTCATTGGGACGTCGATGGGAGGAAACTTAGCCGGAGTTTATGCTGCTCGATTCCCCAAAGACCTCTGCTCCGTCACCATGGTCTGTCCTGCGg GTCTGGAGCCACCTGAGGACACAGACTTTGTGAAAAGTCTTAGGGAGATAGAAGTCCGGAGGAACCAGAACCTGGATCAGGACCAGAACAAGGAGTCCATTGCCCTGATCCCAAGCTCTATACCTCAACTGCAGGAGATGCTCGAAATGTGCTGCTACAAACCACTCAACCTGCCCAAACAG ATGATGATGGGGCTGCTCCAAAACAGGCTCCCACACAACCCCTTTTACAGACACC TGTTTGAGTGCATCAGCGCTGAAGAGTCCAGATACTCTCTACAGAAGAACCTGCACCGCATCTCAGTCCCAGTGCAAGTGGTCTGGGGCCAGCAGGACCGG GTCCTCCATGTCTCTGGCGCCTCTGTGATTGCTGCTGCTCTCCCTCACAGCCAAGTAGCACTGCTGGAGAACTGTGGTCACTCTGTGGCTCTGGAGCGCCCCCGCAAACTCGCCACACTCATCTGCAACTTCCTGTCTGCACAGGAAGTGACTCACGGCGGCACCCACAAGAAGAACTCCTGA